A stretch of Melospiza georgiana isolate bMelGeo1 unplaced genomic scaffold, bMelGeo1.pri scaffold_29, whole genome shotgun sequence DNA encodes these proteins:
- the LOC131096435 gene encoding serine/threonine-protein kinase pim-1-like, with protein sequence MHSSKRGDRCASVQESGLCIRAQRCKVPVFGQTEGLSPGRAGLEPKADRLEKSFFLSLFLFLSLSRCRAPFSRGPLPGFPLLSPPPSPLRGWAMPPARPRPRAGLPRARPRPSRRGLASARLWLYWRWRCWAGISAWGGGGIAALRLRLARARLRTRRRVQSRPRPRPQPQPRLRHWPWPRRLPDPAEDTRGVAAAAASAAASPARAPPLGSAAAGPEPPVPRSRERTPGHGRPGAGEGRSGALACPGPSADSRVPPAGTAQEALQERYRLGSLLGRGGFGRVFSATRISDGAPVAIKRVPRNRVRHWGELPDGTSTPLEVVLLAKVSTGFPGVVQLLEWLELPSCIVMVLERPEQCQDLQRFIRARRFLPEEEARELFRQVLEAVRHCTSCGVLHRDIKPENILVDLDTGQAKLIDFGCGTYLQDTVYTHFAGTLSYSPPEWNDFGWYHGEPATIWSLGILLHQMVCGEHPFRRGQNLSWGQLPLPQRLSQECKNLIRWCLSVNSLERPTLEDLFCDPWIWDIPLP encoded by the exons ATGCACAGCAGCAAGCGAGGGGATCGCTGTGCCAGTgtgcaggagtcagggctctgcatcCGGGCTCAGCGCTGCAAAGTTCCCGTGTTTGGACAGACggaggggctgtccccggggcgcGCGGGGCTCGAAC caaaagcagatagattagaaaaatcGTTCTTTCTCTcgctctttctctttctctccctttcccgcTGTCGGGCACCCTTCTCTCGGGGTCCCTTGCCCggcttccctctcctctccccgcctccctctcccctgcgGGGCTGGGCcatgcccccggcccgcccccggccccgggcggggctgccccgtgcccggccccggccgtccCGCCGCGGTCTCGCCTCCGCCCGGCTCTGGCTCTACTGGCGGTGGCGCTGCTGGGCGGGCATCAGTGCTTGGGGCGGGGGCGGCATCGCCGCCCTTCGGCTCCGCCTGGCCCGAGCCCGGCTCCGGACCCGACGCAGGGTCCAGTCCCGaccgcggccccggccccagccccagccccggctccggCATTGGCCCTGGCCCCGGCGCCTCCCGGACCCCGCGGAGGACACACGCGGCGTGGCCGCCGCTGCCGCCTCCGCTGCGGCTTCCCCGGCCCGAGCTCCGCCGctcggcagcgcggccgccggccccgagcctcCCGTGCCGCGTTCCCGGGAGCGAACGCCTGGGCAtggccggcccggggcgggtGAGGGGCGCTCGGGGGCCCTGGCTTGCCCCGGGCCGAGCGCTGACAGCCGCGTCCCGCCCGCAGGGACGGcgcaggaggccctgcaggagcgGTACCGGCTGGGATCGCTGCTGGGGCGCGGCGGCTTCGGCAGAGTCTTCTCGGCCACGAGGATCTCGGACGGCGCCCCG GTGGCCATCAAAAGGGTGCCACGGAACCGCGTCCGGCACTGGGGCGAGCTG CCCGACGGCACCAGCACACCCCTGGAGGtcgtgctgctggccaaggtgtCCACTGGCTTCCCCGGTGTggtccagctgctggagtggcTCGAGCTCCCCAGCTGCATCGTGATGGTGCTGGAGCGGCCAGAGCAGTGTCAGGACCTGCAGCGTTTCATTCGGGCACGGCGGTTCCTGCCCGAGGAGGAGGCGCGGGAGCTGTTCcgccaggtgctggaggccgtGCGGCACTGCACCAGCTGCGGGGTCCTGCACCGGGACATCAAGCCAGAGAACATCCTGGTTGACCTGGACACCGGGCAGGCCAAACTGATTGACTTTGGGTGTGGCACCTACCTGCAGGACACAGTCTACACTCACTTTGCAG GAACACTGTCGTACAGCCCCCCAGAATGGAACGACTTTGGCTGGTACCATGGCGAGCCAGCTAccatctggtccctgggcatcctgctgCACCAGATGGTCTGCGGGGAGCACCCTTTCAGGAGGGGCCAGAACCTCAGCTGGGGCCAGCTCCCGCTGCCACAACGGCTCTCTCAAG AGTGCAAAAACCTGATCAGGTGGTGTTTATCCGTGAACTCCTTGGAAAGACCCACACTGGAAGACCTGTTCTGTGATCCTTGGATATGGGATATTCCTCTGCCATAG